The nucleotide sequence AAATTAGTGAATTTCTCTTTGTCCGTTTACGGAAATGTAGATGCTCTGTATGTCACACCTTCAATTAATGTTAGAAAATCTATTGAGAATTACACTTATGAGGACTTTGAAAAGGTTATAAACGTTAACCTCAAGGGAAATTTCATGGTTGTAAAGGAATTTCTCTCCGTTATGAAAAATAATAAGGGAGGGGGTAGTGTGGTTCTATTCTCGTCCATTAGGGGAACCGTTGTTGAGCCTGGACAGAGTGTTTATGCCATGACCAAGGCAGGAATAATACAGTTAGCTAAAGTTGCAGCAGCTGAATACGGTAAGTACAACATTAGAGTAAATGTGATAGCTCCAGGTGTCGTAGATACACCACTGACCAGACAAATAAAGAGTGATCCAGAGTGGTTTAAGGCATATACCGAAAAGACCATATTGAAGAGATGGGCAACACCAGAAGAAATTGCTAATGTTGCACTTTTCCTAGCCATGCCTGCCTCCTCATACATTACAGGAACCGTAATATACGTGGATGGGGGATGGACTGCGATAGATGGTAGATATGACCCAAAGGTGTAGTTAGGGGTGTAGGTAATGGACTTGTTAGAGGATAAATTTGAGGAGATCAAGGAAGAGGCTTTAGATCGTTTAAAGGAGATTATTAAGATACCGACTGAGAACCCTCCGGGTTTAAACTACCAAAAGATTGTGGATAAGCTTGATGAGATCTTAAGAGATTTAGGCTATAAGACAGAGATCTTCAACCCATCTGAAGAGGAACTAAAGAGACTGGTTAGGTTTGGAGAAGGTGATCGACCAAACCTAGTCGGCTACATAGGTAATGGAGGGACTAAAATTGCGTTCAACGGTCATTATGACGTAGTTCCCGCAGGATCTGGTTGGAATGTAAGTCCTTATTCAGCTGTTGTAAAGGATGGTAAATTATATGGTAGAGGCTCAGCCGACATGAAGTCAGGGATCATTGCAGGGATATATGGCGTTGAGTTGTTAAAAAGGGCGAAATCATTTCCTTCCAATTTACAGGTAATACAGACATTTGTTCCAGATGAGGAGACTGTCGGAAACGTAAATGCTGGAGCCCATTACCTCGTAGAAAAAGGTGTTTTAAAGAGAGGTAAAGTGGACTACGTCATATTTACAGAGCCTACAGGTTCTGACAATATATGTTACGGTCACAGGGGAGCTATATGGGCAATTGTGAAAATATATGGAAAGAAAAGCCATGGGGGGCTTCCTCAGCTAGGAGTAGACGCTGTGAAAGTATCCATGAAAATAATACAAGAGTTATACAATTCCGTACCAGAGATAGTCTCTAAATACAATATCATACCTGAGGTCTCCAAGAGACCTTCAGTCTTGGTTGGAACTGTTAGATGTGGGAGTTGGATGAATACAGTAGCTGATTATTGTGAATTAAGTATAGTCAGGAGACTAATCCCAGAGGAAAACCTAGATGAAGTAAGAAGTAAAATTATTAACGTCATAGAAAAGGTTACAATGGACTTTAAGGCTAAATACGACTATGACGAGTTTTATTCAGTGGAGACAATCACATCAGATGTTAAAAATGAAATATATGAAGTAATGAGGAGGAAAATCAGAGAGGTCAGGCAAAGGGAACCAGGGCTGGTACTATCCCCTGGAACTTTTGATATGAGATTCACAGTTAAGGAGGGGATTCCATCAATAAACTATGGACCAGGGAGAATAGAACAGGCTCATGCCACGGATGAATATGTGGAAATAAAAGACTTCTTCGATAGCATCAAAGTGTTAAGCTTGACGCTATTAGAACTAAGTAAGACCATCAAGTAATTCTACAGTCTTCGCAAGTACTCTTAAACCGTTGACCATGTCCCTATCAGACGAATATTCCTCTTTGGAATGGCTTATACCAAGATGAGATGGTATGAATATCATTCCCACCCTTGAAACCCTTGTCATGTATTGAGCATCATGACCAGCCCAACTGTATAAGAACTTGTACTTTAACCCAAGTTGATTACAAGCCTTCTCAATAACGCTGACAACTTCCTTATCAAATTTTACCTGCTCAGCAGTCCACAAGTGTTTCTCCTCCACCTCTAGCTTCTCTTGATCTGCTATCTCTTCAGCTAGCCTCTTAGCCTCTCTTAGCGCTCTTTCTCTATCCTCCTTTTCTATACTTCTCAGGTCAAGAGTCAATGTCACTTCACCAGGTATGGCGTTATAAATATTGGGTTTCAGGTTCACTATACCTACAGTTGCTCTTAGATCACTGGTACGTCTGGCATAATCCCTTATATTGGTGATAAATTTTGAAGCACCTACTAGTGCGTCTCTTCTCCGATCCATTGGTGTCGGTCCCGCCTGACTAGATTGACCTTTAAACTTGAATTCACACACAGTTAACCCCACTATTCCTAAGGGAATCCCTATCTGGTATCCTTCCTCCTCTAGTACTGGTCCTTGTTCAATGTGTAACTCAAGGTAAAATTTCGGCTTATCGTGAATTATTCTGTTACTCTCATTACCTAAAAAACCCGATCTCTCTAGGGCTTTTTCAAACGTAATACCGTCTTTATCAACTATAGAGTATACGTACTCCCTGTTGAAGACCCCTGTTGTGAGACCTGAGCCCATAAGTGAGGGTTTGAACCTTGATCCCTCCTCATTTGTGAAATCAATAAGCGAAATGGTGTGATTAGTGCGAACTCCATGTTCTCGTAATCCTCTTAATATTTCTAAACCTGCCATTACTCCATAAAACCCATCATATTTTCCTCCGTAGGGGACAGAGTCCATATGTGAGCCTATCGCTATCTTGTCCTCTTTTTCACCTGCTATATTTGCTATTATATTTCCTGCGTCATCAACTTTAATTTCAGCCCCTAAAGAGGAAAGAATTTTGGTAAGTTCAATCCTTACTTGTATGTCATATTCATTCAGAGCTACCCTCATGGCTCCCTCTTCAGTCCATCCAATGTTACTCAGTTTATGGAATGTTTCCACGAAACGATTCTCGTCTATAAAGCTCATACTTATATCTATCTTTACATGAATTATTTAACCTTTTTAACCTTATTTAACAAATAACTTTTCAGGTCAGTCAGGAGAAAACAGAGGAGTGTTCAGTTGTATCAGTGATGTGTCGCATCTCCCTCCGAGTCTGAATTACTCAGTTAAAACAGACTCTCTCCCTTACTGTCCCATATCTTAGAGATTAAATTAGGAAGCCATCCTGTTACGCCTAAACATGACTGCCTTGATTTTGCTCTTTCTTTTAAACTTTCTTTAATTAAGGTGAAGAATACGAAACAGACAATACTCTTTCACTACTTTCATTCTTAACTGATTTCCTTTAGTTCTATAATGGTAGACTAAGACGCGTATAAGTCTAAAGCTTAAAATGTATGATTTTTAAAATGTATTTCATTATGCGTAAGAGCGTTGTTATAGGCTGGTTAGGGACTTTCATGCAACTTCTCATAAGACTTAGCTGGGGAGTTATCGCCCTACCTATATCTATTTTACTTAACTTGAATCCTGTGGAAGTAGGGTTCGTAGCCTCCTCTTTCTACATAGGATATATCTTGTTTTCCATTCCCTGGGGGCTAATAATTGACAAAATTGGTCCTAACAAGGCTATGGCTACATCATCTGCTATTTTAGTTCCACTTAACCTTATACTGTTCTTGTTTCTAAGATCATACGTGCTAATAGTGATAATTTACTTGATGGAAGGAATTATTGCGTCTTCAATATTTCCATCTGCAATGAAAATAATAGCCATTACCTATGCGGGAAGTTCCCATCTGACATTTTATGTTGCTATCCTAGAAAGTGCAGGACCGATTACTATCTTGCTTCTTGGAGCGGTCTCGTCGTTTATACTGGATTCATGGAAATTCTTGTTCTTATTCTTTGCCGTAGGTTTTAGTGTGTTGTGTCTTCTCAGTTTAAAGTTAAAGGTTAATTCGAAGTCCACCGAGGTCAAAAGATCTTTTAGTGTGCTCTTCAACAAGAAGATTATATTAGCCACCTTGATAAGACTTGGTGAACTGTGGGCTACATGGGGGACGACAACATGGATATTCTCTATGTTAGTGGTTTATAGAGACATTCCCGTAACTCTATCAGCGTCATTCCTTTTCCTCTTCGGATTAGGTCAACTGATAGGTATACTGAGCGTGGAAAGCTTGGTAGCAGTAATGGGAGATAAGAATGTCATACTGATTAATTTAATAGGGTTTATCTTAGTCACTTTACTCATTATAATAACATTTAACCCCTACCTAGTAGTAGCTGAGGCATTTCTTTTAGGAGTGTTTTCGTTCTCCTATAGACCCCCTACAGACTCCATCATAATGAAGATAGGGGGAGAAAGTAGGGCAGGTACTTCAATTGGGTTCGCTAATGCAGTGTCACAATTGGGAACTATGATAGCTCCTAGCTTAGTGGGATTCGTCCTGTTTTTAACTAAGAGTTTTGCATTCTCTATGTTTGCCTTAGACCTGGGCTGTGTAATTTCTATCATAAGCTTGTTTCTTCTCTCAAAACTTAAATGAAATCTCAGATCAATAGTCCATGAAGAGCACTTGTTTTTTAAAAGGTCGTCATAAATTGACCGTGAAACAATAATTAATTTTTATAATCAACGCTCCTATTATTTCATATGAGGCAGATCGATGCTCTTAAATCCCCAAGATTTACCCAAGTTTCCACTTTCGGAAGACTCCCAATGTGTCTACCACAGGAAGAGGTTAAAGCGGCTTTCCTTGGAATACCATTCGACGATGCCGTAACATATAGAACAGGGGCTAGATTTGGACCAATGGCTGTAAGACAAGGTTCAAGGTTATTAAGACCTTACAATCAGTTCTTAGATACATATCCGTTTGACAAACTGAATGCTTGTGACCTTGGAGATGTGAATATAATACCGGGGTATATTGAGGACACCATAAAGATAATAGAGAAAGATGTATACGACATTATATCATCTAAAAAGTTAGTTCCCTTTATAGCTGGAGGGGACCACTCCATAACACTTCCCATATTAAGAGCCATGCATAAGCAATATGGTAAGATCAACTTAATTCATTTAGACTCCCATTATGACTTCTGGGACACTTACTGGGGTAAAAAGTATACACATGGAAGTTGGTTGAGAAGAGCCCTAGAGGAGGGTCTACTCAAAGACGTTATTCAGGCTGGCATAAGGGCATCTACATTTTCAAAGGAGGACTTAAGTGATAAAGTTAAGCTAGGAATAAAGAGTTTCACTATCAG is from Sulfolobus acidocaldarius DSM 639 and encodes:
- a CDS encoding SDR family NAD(P)-dependent oxidoreductase; translated protein: MDIDRLFSVKGMNAVVLGASSGIGKAIAEMFSEMGGKVVLSDIDEEGLKRLSDSLRSRGHEVNHMKCDITDLNQVKKLVNFSLSVYGNVDALYVTPSINVRKSIENYTYEDFEKVINVNLKGNFMVVKEFLSVMKNNKGGGSVVLFSSIRGTVVEPGQSVYAMTKAGIIQLAKVAAAEYGKYNIRVNVIAPGVVDTPLTRQIKSDPEWFKAYTEKTILKRWATPEEIANVALFLAMPASSYITGTVIYVDGGWTAIDGRYDPKV
- a CDS encoding M20 family metallopeptidase, which gives rise to MDLLEDKFEEIKEEALDRLKEIIKIPTENPPGLNYQKIVDKLDEILRDLGYKTEIFNPSEEELKRLVRFGEGDRPNLVGYIGNGGTKIAFNGHYDVVPAGSGWNVSPYSAVVKDGKLYGRGSADMKSGIIAGIYGVELLKRAKSFPSNLQVIQTFVPDEETVGNVNAGAHYLVEKGVLKRGKVDYVIFTEPTGSDNICYGHRGAIWAIVKIYGKKSHGGLPQLGVDAVKVSMKIIQELYNSVPEIVSKYNIIPEVSKRPSVLVGTVRCGSWMNTVADYCELSIVRRLIPEENLDEVRSKIINVIEKVTMDFKAKYDYDEFYSVETITSDVKNEIYEVMRRKIREVRQREPGLVLSPGTFDMRFTVKEGIPSINYGPGRIEQAHATDEYVEIKDFFDSIKVLSLTLLELSKTIK
- a CDS encoding M20 family metallo-hydrolase, whose translation is MDENRFVETFHKLSNIGWTEEGAMRVALNEYDIQVRIELTKILSSLGAEIKVDDAGNIIANIAGEKEDKIAIGSHMDSVPYGGKYDGFYGVMAGLEILRGLREHGVRTNHTISLIDFTNEEGSRFKPSLMGSGLTTGVFNREYVYSIVDKDGITFEKALERSGFLGNESNRIIHDKPKFYLELHIEQGPVLEEEGYQIGIPLGIVGLTVCEFKFKGQSSQAGPTPMDRRRDALVGASKFITNIRDYARRTSDLRATVGIVNLKPNIYNAIPGEVTLTLDLRSIEKEDRERALREAKRLAEEIADQEKLEVEEKHLWTAEQVKFDKEVVSVIEKACNQLGLKYKFLYSWAGHDAQYMTRVSRVGMIFIPSHLGISHSKEEYSSDRDMVNGLRVLAKTVELLDGLT
- a CDS encoding MFS transporter, giving the protein MRKSVVIGWLGTFMQLLIRLSWGVIALPISILLNLNPVEVGFVASSFYIGYILFSIPWGLIIDKIGPNKAMATSSAILVPLNLILFLFLRSYVLIVIIYLMEGIIASSIFPSAMKIIAITYAGSSHLTFYVAILESAGPITILLLGAVSSFILDSWKFLFLFFAVGFSVLCLLSLKLKVNSKSTEVKRSFSVLFNKKIILATLIRLGELWATWGTTTWIFSMLVVYRDIPVTLSASFLFLFGLGQLIGILSVESLVAVMGDKNVILINLIGFILVTLLIIITFNPYLVVAEAFLLGVFSFSYRPPTDSIIMKIGGESRAGTSIGFANAVSQLGTMIAPSLVGFVLFLTKSFAFSMFALDLGCVISIISLFLLSKLK
- the speB gene encoding agmatinase gives rise to the protein MRQIDALKSPRFTQVSTFGRLPMCLPQEEVKAAFLGIPFDDAVTYRTGARFGPMAVRQGSRLLRPYNQFLDTYPFDKLNACDLGDVNIIPGYIEDTIKIIEKDVYDIISSKKLVPFIAGGDHSITLPILRAMHKQYGKINLIHLDSHYDFWDTYWGKKYTHGSWLRRALEEGLLKDVIQAGIRASTFSKEDLSDKVKLGIKSFTIRELKLNPKDILKEIESLKGPTYVSLDIDVVDPAFAPGTGTPEVGGLSSFEIIEFIRQWRFDKLVGFDVVEVSPPYDVSEITSMLAANIIYEGLSILSLSL